In Flavobacterium luteolum, the DNA window CAGTAAAAACTTCAAAATCCGATTTGCTTCTGTAAATCGGATTTTATTTTTATGTAAAGTCTTATATATTTTTTCAACTCAAGTCCAAAACTATTCTATTTTTCATCTGTTAAAATTAAAGAATGTACTACTTTTGCTGCTCCAAATCTAAAATGCCACAGAATGAAAAAATTATTCTTTACGCTAGTACTGTTAACCTCAGTTCTTATATCTGCCCAAACCAAAACCGACACTGATTTTGCTTCTCAACTGAAAAACTCATTTTCAGGATCTGCAGATTGTGTAAACGACTTCGAAAAAATACTGAAACCAGCTGAACTTCAGTCTTTGAATACCACACTAAACGGTTTTGAAAAAAAATATCTTTATAAAATTGTTGTGATCACGACTCCTTCTTATGCGCCATTTAAGTCATTGGAAGAATATACATTAGAACTCGATAAATTTCTATCAAAAGACCCTAGACTAGACCCTACTCTTTTAATAATAGTAAGTAAAACGTTAAGACAAATTCAGGTAATAAGTGTCGATTTTATAAGATACAAATTAAGTAATGAAGACACCCAAAACATAATTGCTACTTATTCTGTTCCAGAACTTAAAAAAGGAAACTATTATAAGGCTTTAGAGCTGGCATCAAATGAATTCATGAAAAAGCTTCAGCTCTAATAAAAAATCAAAATCCGATTTGTGCAAACCAATCGGATTTTTTATTTATCTTGTTTACGCTTAATAAACAATAAATGTAAATTCGAAATGATAGTTGTAGAAGAATCTAGAAATATCGATTTACCACGTTTAAGAACCATTTTCTTAAATGAAAGACAGCGAACATTTACGGAGCAAGACACATCAGAATTTAAATTAGAAGATTTCGATAAGCAGACTCAAGGAGAATATATCCTAACTGCTCTCATAGATAATATTGCTGTCGGATTTATTTCGATCTGGATGCCTAACAATTTTATTCATCATCTCTACGTTGATACTATATATCAAGGAAAAAACATTGGCACTCAATTATTACAAGCCGCCATACAAAAAACAGCATTTCCAATTACGTTAAAATGTCTTGTGAGCAACACAAAAGCAACTGAATTTTATCTTAAAAAAGGATTCAGAGAAAAATCTAAAGGACAGTCAAGCAACGGAACTTATATTTTATTTGAGCTGACAAAAGATGTAAAATAACCTAAATGTTTTAGCTATGAATCAGGTTCAGGAATACAACAATTCTCAGACAGCAGAAAACAAAGAAATCTGTAATCTCCTTTATTCTATTATAAATAAAAACTTGATCGAAGCCGAAAACAAAATATGGCACGCTCATCCTGTTTGGTTTCTAGACGGAAATCCGATTGTGGGCTACAGCAAATTAAAAAATTCGGTTAGATTACTATTTTGGAGCGGACAATCTTTTGATGAAGAAAAACTGCAAAACGAAGGTTCGTTTAAAGCAGCAGAAATGCGTTACATAAACTCCAGTCAAATAAACGAAGAAGATTTAAAACGCTG includes these proteins:
- a CDS encoding DUF1801 domain-containing protein translates to MNQVQEYNNSQTAENKEICNLLYSIINKNLIEAENKIWHAHPVWFLDGNPIVGYSKLKNSVRLLFWSGQSFDEEKLQNEGSFKAAEMRYINSSQINEEDLKRWLKKSREIQWDYKNIVKRKGELLRLK
- a CDS encoding GNAT family N-acetyltransferase; amino-acid sequence: MIVVEESRNIDLPRLRTIFLNERQRTFTEQDTSEFKLEDFDKQTQGEYILTALIDNIAVGFISIWMPNNFIHHLYVDTIYQGKNIGTQLLQAAIQKTAFPITLKCLVSNTKATEFYLKKGFREKSKGQSSNGTYILFELTKDVK
- a CDS encoding TPM domain-containing protein; translated protein: MKKLFFTLVLLTSVLISAQTKTDTDFASQLKNSFSGSADCVNDFEKILKPAELQSLNTTLNGFEKKYLYKIVVITTPSYAPFKSLEEYTLELDKFLSKDPRLDPTLLIIVSKTLRQIQVISVDFIRYKLSNEDTQNIIATYSVPELKKGNYYKALELASNEFMKKLQL